A single region of the Pseudalkalibacillus berkeleyi genome encodes:
- the hisG gene encoding ATP phosphoribosyltransferase, translating into MTSTILTIAMPKGRIFEEAVQMLRNAGYDLPPEFEDSRKLIIDIEQANMRFILAKPMDVPTYVEHGVADVGIAGKDVMLEEKRDVYEVLDLGISRCHLAVAGLPGIELDSVAPKIASKYPNVASSYFRSQGKQVEIIKLNGSIELAPMIGLADRIVDIVSTGRTLKENGLVETEKIMDITSRFIVNPVSYRVKAKVIDDMVGRLEKVIEGKEVVR; encoded by the coding sequence ATGACATCAACGATACTGACAATTGCTATGCCTAAGGGTCGAATCTTTGAAGAGGCCGTTCAAATGCTTAGGAATGCAGGTTATGACCTCCCACCTGAATTTGAGGATTCACGTAAATTGATTATTGATATTGAACAAGCGAATATGCGTTTCATCTTAGCAAAGCCTATGGATGTCCCAACGTATGTGGAGCATGGAGTTGCTGATGTTGGCATCGCTGGAAAAGACGTCATGCTAGAAGAAAAGCGAGACGTATATGAAGTACTTGATCTCGGTATATCTCGGTGTCATTTAGCTGTTGCAGGGCTACCGGGAATAGAACTTGATTCAGTTGCACCAAAAATAGCATCGAAATATCCAAACGTTGCTTCCAGTTATTTCAGAAGTCAAGGGAAGCAAGTTGAAATCATAAAGTTGAATGGCTCAATTGAATTAGCACCTATGATTGGTTTGGCTGATCGAATCGTAGATATTGTCTCGACAGGAAGAACACTTAAAGAAAATGGTCTCGTTGAAACGGAAAAAATTATGGATATCACATCAAGGTTTATTGTCAATCCAGTCAGTTACAGAGTGAAAGCTAAAGTCATTGATGACATGGTAGGACGATTGGAAAAAGTGATTGAAGGGAAGGAGGTCGTCCGATGA
- the hisIE gene encoding bifunctional phosphoribosyl-AMP cyclohydrolase/phosphoribosyl-ATP diphosphatase HisIE, with amino-acid sequence MRVSDLRFDENGLIPAVVQDAQSKEVLTLAYMNEESLQRSLSSKETWFYSRSRQELWHKGETSGHTQSIVDIRYDCDQDALVVLVQPKGPACHTGTFSCFNDSLLNENRKVESNDRFAILSQLEKLIAEREQLRPEGSYTTYLFKEGVDKILKKVGEEASEVIIAAKNRDRQELSWETADLLYHVLVLLQEQALPLDEVLSVLKERHTDPSEKE; translated from the coding sequence ATGAGGGTAAGTGATTTACGTTTCGATGAAAATGGGCTGATTCCTGCAGTTGTCCAGGATGCACAAAGTAAAGAGGTGTTGACGCTCGCTTATATGAATGAGGAGTCGTTACAACGTTCGCTCTCTTCTAAGGAAACATGGTTCTATAGCCGATCTAGACAAGAGCTTTGGCATAAGGGGGAGACTTCGGGTCATACACAGTCGATTGTTGATATTCGTTATGACTGTGATCAAGATGCACTCGTCGTACTCGTTCAACCGAAAGGTCCAGCATGTCATACAGGTACCTTTTCTTGTTTTAATGATTCCTTGTTGAATGAGAATAGGAAAGTGGAGTCTAATGATCGGTTCGCCATTCTTTCTCAGCTTGAAAAGTTGATCGCTGAACGCGAGCAGCTACGGCCAGAAGGTTCCTACACGACGTACCTTTTCAAAGAAGGCGTAGACAAGATTTTGAAAAAGGTTGGAGAAGAAGCGTCAGAGGTGATTATTGCAGCGAAAAACCGGGATCGCCAAGAGCTTTCATGGGAAACGGCTGACTTGCTCTATCATGTGCTCGTATTGCTGCAAGAACAAGCATTGCCACTTGATGAAGTCCTCTCAGTCTTAAAAGAACGACATACAGATCCGAGCGAAAAGGAGTAA
- the hisD gene encoding histidinol dehydrogenase produces MKIQQLKGARIRKQLSQGTNEQREAVISILNQVKEQGDTALFELTGKFDGAQLDDLKVTDVEIEKAYASLDVEVIDVIREAAANIKAYHKKQIQESWITTKKDGTVLGQKVTPLDSVGVYVPGGTAAYPSSVLMGTIPASVAGVERIAIATPPRADGSISASVLVAANESGVSEIYKIGGAQAVGAFTFGTESVAPVDKIVGPGNIYVALAKREVFGIVGIDMIAGPSEIMIYADETAKPAYLAADLLSQAEHDQMATSILVTTSIEVAEETSKEVIRQLESLPRKEIAEASIISNGVIYIANTEEEAINAINEVAPEHLEIVAHEPFELLGQIKHAGAIFLGKNSSEPVGDYFAGPNHVLPTSGTARFSSPLGVDDFIKKSSIISYGTDALYNDGRKISKLARLEGLEAHARAIDIRLEEE; encoded by the coding sequence ATGAAAATTCAACAGCTGAAGGGCGCTCGCATTCGTAAGCAATTGAGTCAAGGGACTAACGAGCAGAGAGAGGCTGTCATCAGCATTCTTAATCAAGTAAAAGAACAAGGAGACACAGCACTGTTTGAGTTGACCGGAAAATTTGATGGTGCTCAATTGGACGACTTGAAAGTAACGGATGTTGAAATCGAAAAAGCTTACGCATCCCTTGATGTTGAAGTCATAGACGTCATAAGAGAAGCCGCAGCGAATATTAAAGCTTATCATAAAAAGCAGATCCAAGAATCTTGGATTACGACGAAAAAAGACGGAACGGTACTTGGACAAAAGGTGACGCCATTAGATTCGGTTGGCGTTTATGTGCCAGGTGGAACGGCGGCTTATCCGTCCTCTGTTTTGATGGGGACGATTCCAGCTAGTGTTGCAGGTGTTGAACGAATCGCCATTGCCACGCCACCGCGAGCGGATGGTTCAATCTCAGCGAGTGTACTCGTTGCAGCAAACGAAAGTGGTGTGAGTGAAATTTATAAAATCGGCGGCGCTCAAGCGGTCGGTGCTTTTACATTCGGAACTGAATCTGTAGCACCTGTCGATAAAATCGTAGGACCGGGGAACATATATGTCGCACTCGCTAAACGAGAAGTGTTTGGGATTGTTGGCATTGATATGATCGCAGGACCGAGTGAGATTATGATTTATGCAGATGAGACCGCAAAACCTGCATACTTGGCAGCTGACCTATTATCACAAGCGGAGCATGATCAAATGGCTACTTCGATACTTGTTACGACGTCCATTGAAGTTGCAGAAGAGACGTCTAAAGAAGTGATTCGTCAGCTGGAAAGCCTTCCTCGGAAGGAAATTGCTGAAGCTTCTATTATTAGTAACGGGGTTATTTATATTGCAAATACAGAAGAGGAAGCAATCAACGCCATCAATGAGGTTGCACCAGAGCATTTAGAAATCGTTGCGCACGAACCGTTTGAATTGCTTGGCCAAATCAAGCATGCAGGTGCTATTTTTCTAGGTAAAAATAGTTCAGAACCTGTCGGCGATTACTTTGCTGGACCGAACCATGTTCTGCCGACAAGCGGAACAGCACGCTTCTCGAGCCCACTTGGTGTTGATGATTTTATTAAAAAATCAAGCATCATTTCATATGGAACAGATGCGCTATATAATGATGGACGCAAAATTAGTAAACTAGCACGTTTAGAAGGCCTAGAAGCCCACGCTAGAGCAATTGATATCCGACTGGAGGAAGAATAG
- a CDS encoding tetratricopeptide repeat protein, producing the protein MLYFRKRVQRTGDYITMKLNQSASRNKGKVIPFSRSGEYYFQRGLKAYQKKDLVKAKHLFQRAVDVDPKEATYLCQLAATLAELGDFMESNDLLEYVVSEIDAEISECYYFMANNYAHLGMFREAESEAVRYMENEPDGEFYEESEELLDLIHSEFGEDLENRPTEERLIVHHEKARRSLEKGQFEEARDLLKQMVQNHPEFWAAYNNLALAHFYLGEYKDAFSVLDDILDENPGNLHALCNAALFYKQLQQQKETDQFVRILRVIHPIIPEHRYKLGSTFALLEENELAFLWLHSVRKQGYAWNETYFHWLAVASLKTGRKKAAEWAWEKILDLQPESTVAKYYLEKLEEYALQPDYAEYQYTIPVKSYLESGELTDGIQKLRGTIHKNKLSHLLLIRKSMEEEDSATLEAFCGEIDESLLMKELAATVLFENGYEQVEIQEDSGIVRLEEPPVEMINGLKILDLLLGSDNELNADTAFLWYLIMEESKNELSISLNNNYAWSAAIDYFVDKLGDKNTSQKQVASQYGISVSTLGKYVKILRSLYEKQSETYFSE; encoded by the coding sequence GTGTTATACTTTCGAAAGAGAGTACAGAGAACGGGTGATTACATTACAATGAAATTGAATCAAAGCGCTTCTCGCAATAAAGGGAAAGTGATCCCTTTTTCACGTAGCGGGGAGTATTATTTTCAACGAGGACTTAAGGCCTATCAGAAAAAGGATTTAGTGAAGGCGAAGCATTTGTTCCAAAGGGCAGTGGATGTCGATCCGAAAGAGGCGACTTATCTTTGCCAGCTTGCAGCCACATTAGCAGAACTTGGAGATTTTATGGAGTCAAACGACCTCTTAGAGTATGTCGTAAGTGAAATTGACGCAGAAATATCCGAGTGTTATTACTTTATGGCGAATAATTACGCTCACCTCGGCATGTTTCGTGAAGCTGAGAGTGAAGCGGTTAGATATATGGAAAATGAACCAGATGGTGAATTTTACGAGGAATCAGAGGAATTGCTTGATTTGATACATAGTGAATTTGGCGAGGACCTTGAAAATCGACCGACAGAAGAACGGTTGATCGTACATCATGAAAAAGCACGAAGAAGCTTGGAAAAAGGACAGTTTGAAGAAGCTCGTGACCTTTTGAAGCAAATGGTACAAAATCATCCTGAGTTTTGGGCGGCTTATAACAATTTGGCACTTGCTCACTTTTACTTAGGAGAATATAAGGATGCCTTTTCAGTGCTTGATGATATCTTGGATGAAAATCCAGGCAATCTTCATGCGCTTTGTAATGCTGCGCTCTTTTATAAACAGCTACAACAACAAAAGGAAACGGATCAATTTGTACGAATTCTTAGGGTCATCCATCCGATTATCCCTGAGCACCGTTACAAACTAGGGAGTACTTTTGCGTTGCTTGAAGAAAATGAGCTTGCCTTCCTATGGTTACATTCCGTTAGGAAACAAGGCTATGCTTGGAATGAGACGTATTTTCATTGGTTAGCTGTCGCTTCTTTAAAAACAGGAAGAAAGAAAGCAGCTGAATGGGCTTGGGAGAAAATTCTTGATTTACAGCCAGAAAGCACAGTGGCTAAGTATTATTTAGAAAAGTTGGAAGAATACGCACTCCAACCCGACTATGCTGAATATCAATATACTATACCGGTAAAAAGTTACCTTGAATCGGGCGAACTTACAGATGGGATTCAAAAACTTAGAGGAACGATTCACAAAAATAAACTCTCGCATTTGCTTTTAATACGTAAGTCGATGGAAGAAGAGGATTCTGCCACATTAGAAGCATTTTGTGGTGAGATAGATGAATCCTTATTGATGAAAGAGCTAGCTGCCACCGTTTTGTTTGAAAATGGGTATGAACAAGTTGAAATTCAGGAAGATTCGGGAATCGTTCGTTTAGAGGAACCTCCAGTAGAGATGATCAATGGGCTGAAGATTTTGGATCTACTACTCGGAAGTGATAATGAACTTAACGCAGATACTGCATTTCTCTGGTATTTGATTATGGAAGAATCGAAGAACGAGCTTTCGATATCCCTGAACAACAACTATGCATGGTCAGCTGCAATTGATTATTTTGTTGACAAATTAGGTGACAAGAACACTTCACAGAAGCAGGTTGCGTCTCAATATGGGATCTCCGTTTCCACTTTAGGTAAGTATGTGAAAATTTTACGTAGCCTGTATGAAAAACAAAGTGAGACGTATTTCAGCGAGTGA
- the ppaX gene encoding pyrophosphatase PpaX, which produces MKVDTILFDLDGTLINTNELIIASFTHTLEHYCPQTYSREDIISFIGLPLIDSFKEVDESSVAEMVKMYKAHNLAHHEQYVHAFEGVVDTVKVLHEKGFKLGIVTTKMRDAVELGLEITGLSDYFTTIVTLDDVEQAKPHPEPIFKALDKLQADVNSAIMVGDSRYDIEAGKNAGTMTAAVAWTIKGRESLELRNPDFMLEEMSDLLRVLEVEVVV; this is translated from the coding sequence ATGAAAGTTGATACAATCTTATTTGATTTAGACGGGACGTTAATTAACACGAATGAATTGATCATCGCGTCCTTTACACATACACTTGAGCATTACTGTCCACAAACCTATTCGAGAGAAGACATCATTTCGTTCATTGGACTACCCTTGATCGATAGTTTTAAAGAAGTGGATGAAAGTTCTGTAGCAGAAATGGTCAAAATGTATAAAGCGCATAATCTGGCACATCATGAACAATACGTCCATGCATTTGAAGGCGTCGTCGACACGGTAAAAGTCTTGCACGAAAAAGGTTTCAAGCTTGGCATTGTGACGACGAAAATGCGTGATGCAGTTGAACTTGGCTTAGAGATTACCGGATTAAGTGATTACTTCACGACGATCGTCACGCTAGATGATGTCGAACAAGCAAAGCCACATCCTGAACCCATTTTCAAGGCATTAGACAAGCTGCAAGCAGATGTAAATTCAGCAATCATGGTTGGAGACAGCCGGTATGATATTGAAGCTGGGAAAAATGCTGGGACAATGACAGCAGCAGTCGCATGGACAATTAAAGGACGCGAATCTTTAGAGCTACGAAATCCTGATTTCATGCTAGAAGAAATGTCGGACTTGCTCCGTGTATTAGAGGTTGAGGTGGTCGTATAA
- the hisA gene encoding 1-(5-phosphoribosyl)-5-[(5-phosphoribosylamino)methylideneamino]imidazole-4-carboxamide isomerase, whose amino-acid sequence MRPFELYPAIDMRGGKCVRLFQGDYEQETVYGDSPFDMAKMFAEQGARWIHMVDLDGAKSAEKVNHEHVLRVATELDVHVQVGGGIRTEEDISFYLENGVDRVILGSVAVKNPAFTKDMLKKYGERIVIGLDAREGYVATEGWLDKSEVKATDLAKEMAASGAKHFIFTDIARDGTLEGPNTEAIAELAKVSGAEVIASGGVSSLQDLEILSNRISDGIEGAIIGKALYTERFTLTDAIRKVGQ is encoded by the coding sequence ATGCGACCGTTTGAACTTTATCCTGCCATTGATATGCGTGGCGGTAAGTGTGTAAGACTTTTTCAAGGAGATTATGAACAAGAAACCGTCTATGGAGACTCCCCATTCGATATGGCAAAAATGTTTGCTGAACAAGGCGCGCGCTGGATTCATATGGTTGATCTCGATGGCGCAAAGTCTGCAGAAAAAGTGAATCATGAACATGTCCTCCGAGTGGCTACCGAACTAGATGTCCATGTACAGGTTGGCGGTGGCATACGCACAGAGGAGGATATTTCGTTTTACTTAGAAAACGGTGTGGACCGTGTGATACTTGGAAGTGTAGCCGTTAAAAACCCGGCGTTTACGAAGGATATGTTAAAGAAATATGGAGAGCGGATTGTGATTGGACTTGATGCTCGCGAAGGTTACGTGGCAACGGAAGGCTGGCTCGACAAATCTGAAGTGAAGGCGACAGACCTAGCTAAGGAGATGGCAGCGTCTGGAGCGAAACACTTTATTTTTACCGATATCGCTCGTGATGGGACACTTGAAGGTCCAAATACGGAAGCAATCGCAGAGCTTGCGAAAGTATCGGGTGCTGAAGTCATTGCATCAGGTGGCGTCAGCTCTTTGCAGGATTTAGAGATTTTATCAAATAGAATAAGCGATGGAATTGAAGGTGCAATCATCGGAAAAGCTCTCTACACTGAGCGATTCACACTTACAGATGCAATTAGGAAAGTAGGTCAATAG
- a CDS encoding nuclease-related domain-containing protein has protein sequence MERTKPIKMLQNEVLLRRLVMTHPKRPVIEADLSKLKAGFKGEQTSDYYVSLLPQNIYHLLPGLRLKDGDFYFQMDSVIITSKLIFVLEVKNIAGTIYFDLNNDQMIRTLDEVEEGFQNPYTQVQLQKKHLKNWLHHHKFPDIPIETLVVISHPSTILKNTDHKLQNLTYASNLPFEIESTYQKYYNKILTKKDYLKLKNKLKRSNEPLFLDILKTYQINKADILTGVHCPECNSIPMLRIARH, from the coding sequence GTGGAACGAACAAAGCCCATAAAAATGCTCCAAAATGAAGTGCTACTAAGACGTTTAGTTATGACCCATCCAAAAAGACCAGTAATTGAGGCGGATTTGTCGAAATTGAAGGCAGGATTTAAAGGTGAACAAACCTCTGACTATTATGTTAGTCTCTTACCGCAAAATATCTACCATTTACTTCCTGGACTAAGGCTGAAAGATGGAGATTTCTATTTTCAGATGGACTCAGTCATCATTACCTCCAAGTTGATTTTTGTATTAGAAGTAAAAAATATAGCTGGAACGATTTACTTTGATTTAAATAATGATCAAATGATCAGAACACTAGATGAAGTGGAGGAAGGGTTCCAAAATCCATATACTCAAGTCCAACTACAGAAAAAGCATCTTAAAAATTGGCTCCATCATCATAAATTCCCCGATATCCCCATTGAAACTTTAGTCGTTATTAGTCATCCTTCTACAATTTTAAAAAATACAGACCATAAGTTACAAAACCTCACTTATGCTTCTAACCTTCCATTTGAAATAGAATCAACATATCAAAAATATTACAATAAGATTCTTACAAAGAAGGATTATCTCAAGCTAAAAAACAAGCTGAAAAGATCCAATGAACCCTTGTTTTTAGATATTCTTAAGACTTATCAAATTAATAAAGCGGATATTTTAACTGGTGTCCACTGCCCAGAATGTAATTCCATTCCGATGTTACGTATAGCACGGCACTAG
- the hisF gene encoding imidazole glycerol phosphate synthase subunit HisF: MLTKRIIPCLDVKDGRVVKGIQFVNIIDAGDPVELAKLYDEQGADELVFLDISASNEKRNVIIDVVNQVAAELAIPFTVGGGINSLEDIKKVLRAGADKVSLNTAAVKNPDLITLGAQYFGSQCIVVAIDARYDESLGSWRVYTNGGQRSTGWEVIDWAKEAVRRGAGEILLTSMDRDGEKSGFHIQLTKKVRDAVSVPVIASGGAGSADHFYEVFTEADADAALAASIFHYKETSIEAVKDELNKQGVNVR, translated from the coding sequence ATGTTAACGAAACGAATTATACCTTGTTTAGATGTAAAAGATGGACGAGTCGTCAAGGGCATTCAGTTCGTCAATATCATCGACGCAGGTGACCCGGTTGAACTTGCCAAGCTTTACGATGAACAAGGTGCAGATGAGCTCGTATTCTTAGATATATCCGCCTCTAATGAAAAAAGGAATGTCATCATCGATGTTGTCAATCAGGTTGCAGCTGAACTCGCAATTCCTTTTACAGTCGGTGGCGGCATCAACTCGCTTGAAGACATCAAAAAAGTGTTGCGAGCAGGAGCGGACAAAGTGTCTCTCAATACAGCAGCAGTTAAAAATCCAGATTTAATTACACTCGGTGCGCAGTATTTCGGGTCACAATGTATCGTAGTTGCAATCGACGCTCGTTATGATGAATCGCTCGGTTCATGGAGAGTGTATACGAACGGTGGACAGCGCTCTACGGGTTGGGAAGTCATTGACTGGGCGAAGGAAGCTGTACGTCGTGGAGCAGGGGAAATTCTACTCACTAGCATGGATCGGGACGGTGAGAAATCCGGATTTCATATACAATTGACGAAAAAAGTACGCGATGCTGTTTCGGTGCCAGTCATCGCATCAGGCGGAGCAGGTTCCGCTGACCATTTTTACGAAGTGTTTACAGAAGCGGATGCGGATGCAGCATTAGCCGCGTCAATTTTTCACTATAAAGAAACATCAATTGAAGCTGTGAAAGATGAATTAAACAAGCAAGGGGTGAACGTACGATGA
- a CDS encoding ATP phosphoribosyltransferase regulatory subunit, translated as MSKPLVFEKPMGMRDTLPQLYECKLKTKSVMETTVSQWGYRFMQTPTVEYYDTVGEASATLDQQLFKLLDQDGKTLVLRPDMTAPIARVAASSLKNGALPMRLAYGANVFRAQQQEGGRPAEFEQFGIELIGDGTTSADAEVIALMIETLQSVGLHQFQVAVGHLGYVDALFKEILGTNERTETLKRFLYEKNYVGYRQHVKQLPLSSIDQKRLLDFLLLRGSETGLQQAEELISSTRAYEALEELKALSEALEVYGVNDLVSLDLTLVSHMTYYTGVVFEGYSPNLGSPISNGGRYDDLLKKFEMDAKATGFGIHLDYLMEALQPQQETSPTQCIVYSEKQRKHAVENAQQLREKGERVVLQDIKGIDYLDGYTEQFAKVTYFLGKEEGRDE; from the coding sequence GTGTCAAAACCGCTAGTATTTGAAAAACCAATGGGGATGCGGGACACGCTACCTCAATTATATGAATGCAAATTGAAAACGAAATCTGTGATGGAAACGACCGTGAGCCAATGGGGATATAGATTTATGCAAACACCGACGGTAGAGTACTACGATACCGTTGGAGAGGCTTCTGCTACATTAGATCAACAGCTCTTTAAGCTTCTTGATCAAGATGGGAAAACACTCGTTTTGCGACCGGACATGACGGCTCCAATCGCACGTGTTGCGGCTTCGAGCCTCAAAAACGGCGCACTTCCAATGCGACTTGCTTACGGCGCGAATGTATTCCGAGCACAACAACAAGAGGGTGGCCGTCCAGCTGAATTTGAACAGTTCGGCATTGAATTGATTGGAGACGGGACGACGAGTGCAGATGCAGAAGTGATCGCATTAATGATTGAAACGTTACAATCGGTAGGTTTGCACCAGTTCCAAGTGGCAGTCGGACACTTAGGTTATGTGGATGCGCTTTTTAAAGAGATACTAGGAACGAATGAGCGTACAGAAACGCTCAAACGTTTTTTATATGAAAAGAATTATGTTGGATACAGACAGCATGTGAAACAACTGCCGCTGTCATCCATTGATCAGAAGAGGTTGCTTGACTTTTTATTGTTAAGAGGTAGTGAAACGGGACTACAGCAGGCTGAAGAACTGATTTCATCGACGCGAGCATATGAAGCATTAGAAGAGTTGAAAGCGTTAAGTGAAGCGCTTGAAGTGTATGGTGTTAACGATTTGGTTTCACTCGATCTCACGCTTGTCAGTCACATGACGTACTATACGGGTGTCGTTTTCGAAGGTTATTCACCAAATCTCGGTTCTCCGATCAGTAATGGTGGTAGATACGATGATCTTCTTAAGAAATTTGAAATGGATGCAAAAGCGACCGGATTTGGTATCCATCTCGATTATTTAATGGAAGCACTTCAGCCTCAACAAGAGACCTCACCAACACAGTGTATTGTTTACTCAGAAAAACAGCGGAAACATGCTGTGGAGAATGCTCAACAACTCCGTGAAAAAGGTGAACGAGTCGTGTTGCAGGATATTAAAGGAATCGATTATTTAGATGGGTACACAGAACAATTTGCAAAAGTGACTTACTTTCTAGGGAAAGAGGAGGGGCGAGACGAATGA
- the hisB gene encoding imidazoleglycerol-phosphate dehydratase HisB: MSERTSSITRKTNETQIELNLQIDGQGQSEIHTPVPFLNHMLDLWTRHGLFDLTVNATGDTEIDDHHTTEDIGICLGQTFLDALGDKRGIKRYGSALVPMDEALAQVVVDLSNRPHLEWKVELPSERVGRFDTELVHEFLWKFALEARMNLHVIVHHGSNTHHIIEAIFKALGRALDDATQLDPRVTGVPSTKGML; the protein is encoded by the coding sequence ATGTCTGAACGCACATCATCGATCACTCGCAAAACGAATGAAACACAAATAGAATTGAATCTACAAATAGATGGACAAGGTCAGTCTGAAATCCATACGCCTGTTCCTTTTTTGAATCATATGCTCGACCTATGGACGCGCCATGGCCTGTTCGATTTAACTGTGAATGCAACAGGTGACACAGAAATTGACGATCACCATACGACTGAGGACATCGGTATTTGTTTAGGGCAAACGTTCCTTGATGCGCTTGGAGATAAACGTGGCATCAAGCGTTATGGCAGTGCGCTCGTTCCGATGGATGAAGCCCTCGCTCAGGTCGTTGTCGATTTGAGTAACCGGCCACATCTGGAGTGGAAAGTTGAGCTGCCTTCTGAAAGAGTCGGGAGATTCGATACAGAGCTTGTGCATGAGTTTTTATGGAAGTTTGCGTTAGAAGCGAGAATGAACCTGCACGTCATTGTTCATCATGGTTCGAATACCCATCACATCATAGAAGCGATTTTCAAAGCACTCGGACGTGCATTGGATGATGCCACGCAACTGGACCCACGAGTGACTGGCGTGCCATCAACGAAAGGAATGCTCTAA
- the hisH gene encoding imidazole glycerol phosphate synthase subunit HisH, producing MIGIIDYGMGNLHSVQNALRRLGVDYFLSEKKEELAAADALLLPGVGAFKDAMHALKENGMDTFIRESVQAGKPLLGICLGMQLLFEESEENGLTDGLNLLPGRVVRFPGIEYKVPHMGWNQLIVKQPGSPLLQNLSSDYVYFVHSYFVKTDDQNVLIATSDYHEEVPAIVGKDHIFGAQFHPEKSSTAGVEILKNFANYVERRKADATV from the coding sequence ATGATTGGAATTATCGATTACGGAATGGGCAATTTGCACTCCGTACAAAATGCGCTTCGACGTCTAGGAGTGGACTACTTTTTATCGGAGAAAAAAGAAGAATTAGCTGCAGCAGATGCACTCCTTTTGCCAGGAGTTGGCGCATTTAAAGATGCCATGCACGCCCTAAAAGAAAACGGGATGGACACGTTTATCCGAGAATCTGTACAAGCTGGTAAGCCCTTACTCGGCATTTGCCTCGGTATGCAGCTCCTCTTTGAAGAAAGTGAAGAAAATGGACTGACAGATGGTTTGAATCTCTTGCCTGGTAGAGTTGTACGATTCCCCGGAATTGAATATAAAGTACCACATATGGGCTGGAACCAATTGATCGTCAAGCAGCCAGGTTCTCCTCTCCTTCAAAATTTGAGTTCAGATTACGTCTATTTCGTGCATTCTTATTTTGTAAAAACGGATGATCAGAACGTGTTGATCGCAACGTCAGATTATCATGAGGAAGTTCCTGCAATCGTTGGGAAAGATCATATCTTTGGCGCTCAATTTCACCCCGAAAAAAGCAGTACAGCAGGAGTGGAAATCTTGAAGAACTTCGCAAATTATGTCGAGAGGAGGAAGGCGGATGCGACCGTTTGA
- a CDS encoding acyltransferase: MRKTKRYPVEGSNALWQIYKTVPFFKVFKNFIVIQLARYTPIIPVKNWLYRKFLKMDVGEQTAFALMVMVDIMFPEKISVGRNSIIGYNTTILTHEYLIKEYRLGNVEIGDEVMIGANSTILPGVTIGDGAIVSAGTLVHRDVEPGAFVGGNPMRIIYTKEEMDKRKQMTNHDDI; this comes from the coding sequence ATGCGGAAGACCAAGCGCTATCCAGTCGAGGGAAGCAATGCGCTTTGGCAGATTTACAAGACGGTTCCTTTTTTCAAAGTGTTTAAAAATTTCATTGTCATTCAGCTTGCTAGGTATACACCAATCATTCCGGTGAAAAACTGGTTATATCGGAAGTTTCTTAAAATGGATGTAGGTGAACAGACCGCTTTTGCGTTGATGGTGATGGTCGATATTATGTTTCCTGAGAAAATTTCTGTAGGACGTAACTCGATTATTGGCTACAACACGACGATTTTAACACATGAATATTTGATAAAAGAGTACCGGCTTGGTAATGTAGAGATTGGTGATGAAGTGATGATAGGCGCTAACAGTACGATTCTACCAGGTGTCACTATTGGTGACGGTGCGATCGTATCTGCAGGAACACTCGTTCATCGAGATGTAGAACCCGGGGCGTTCGTAGGTGGAAATCCGATGCGCATCATCTACACGAAAGAAGAAATGGACAAGCGTAAACAAATGACGAATCATGACGATATATAG